A single window of Candidatus Sulfotelmatobacter sp. DNA harbors:
- a CDS encoding ABC transporter permease, whose amino-acid sequence MKSLAHESPLTASSEPPIAIVEFARQVVAIADGELRKLLRDPTEVFTRSLQPILWLLVFGQVFTRVRAIPTGSMRYLDFMAPGVLAQSVLFTAIFYGIAIIWERDLGIVQKMLVSPAYRSALVLGKAVSAGARGLTQTVIIYAVTLLLGVHLRLEPLAVLGVVLSVLIGSAVFSTFSLIIACIVKTRERFMGIGQVLTMPLFFASNAIYPITMMPGWLRGIAHSNPLTYLVDALRTLMVQGGESAFGLGLDATVELTALLVLVIIASRLYPSVAR is encoded by the coding sequence GTGAAGTCGCTCGCACACGAATCACCGCTCACCGCCTCGAGTGAGCCGCCGATCGCGATCGTCGAGTTCGCGCGCCAGGTGGTGGCGATCGCGGACGGCGAGCTTCGCAAACTGTTGCGCGACCCAACCGAGGTGTTCACCCGTTCGCTGCAGCCGATTCTGTGGTTGCTCGTGTTCGGCCAGGTCTTCACGCGGGTGCGGGCGATTCCCACCGGGTCCATGCGCTACCTCGACTTCATGGCCCCCGGGGTACTGGCGCAAAGCGTTCTGTTCACCGCGATATTCTACGGCATCGCGATCATCTGGGAGCGCGACCTCGGGATCGTCCAGAAGATGCTGGTGAGCCCGGCCTACCGCAGCGCGCTGGTGCTGGGAAAGGCCGTTTCGGCTGGCGCCCGCGGGCTGACCCAGACCGTGATCATCTATGCCGTTACCCTGCTGCTCGGCGTTCACCTGCGCCTCGAGCCGCTCGCCGTCCTCGGAGTCGTGCTTTCGGTGCTGATCGGCTCGGCGGTGTTCTCGACCTTTTCCCTCATCATTGCCTGCATCGTCAAGACCCGCGAGCGCTTCATGGGCATCGGGCAGGTGCTCACCATGCCGCTGTTCTTCGCGAGCAACGCGATCTATCCGATCACCATGATGCCGGGCTGGCTGCGAGGCATCGCGCACTCGAACCCGCTCACCTACCTGGTGGACGCATTGCGCACGCTCATGGTGCAGGGCGGCGAAAGCGCGTTCGGACTCGGGCTCGACGCGACCGTGGAGCTGACCGCGCTGCTGGTGCTCGTGATCATCGCGTCTCGGCTCTACCCATCGGTCGCGCGATAG
- a CDS encoding DUF983 domain-containing protein, which yields MKVLDSLFRAARLRCPNCGGGGLRLGWIGTVTRCPSCGLRLDRGETDYFLGAYTLNLIGALLVAVALAVLGAAHPDWPRSMLYGAGVGTIVLFALWFYPFSRLLWLAVDLALRGSRPADFDGG from the coding sequence GTGAAAGTGCTCGACTCGCTGTTCCGCGCCGCTCGCCTGCGTTGCCCGAACTGCGGCGGAGGCGGGCTCCGGCTCGGTTGGATCGGCACCGTGACGCGCTGTCCGAGTTGCGGACTGCGGCTTGATCGCGGCGAGACCGACTACTTCCTCGGCGCATACACGCTCAATCTGATCGGAGCACTCCTGGTCGCCGTCGCGCTCGCGGTGCTCGGGGCGGCGCACCCCGACTGGCCGCGCTCCATGCTCTACGGCGCCGGAGTCGGTACGATCGTGCTGTTCGCGCTGTGGTTCTATCCGTTCAGCCGGCTGCTCTGGCTGGCCGTAGACCTCGCACTACGCGGGTCGCGCCCGGCGGACTTCGATGGCGGTTGA
- a CDS encoding ATP-binding cassette domain-containing protein, with the protein MATEGLTRRFDQLLAVDHLDLTVARGAFYGLLGSNGAGKTTMIRMLTTLLPPTSGTARVSGFDVVRQPREVRRRIGYVPQLLSADAGLTGRENLMLSARLYAIPPLERRERIEEALAFMGLAEFADSLVKTYSGGMIRRLEIAQSMLHRPAVLFLDEPTVGLDPRARHAVWDRLRELRERYGTSVLLTTHDMEEADALCDFITLLHRGRVAVSGAPDALKAAIGKDATMDDVFVAHTGGTMEETGSYREVARTRITAHRLE; encoded by the coding sequence GTGGCGACGGAAGGACTGACGCGCCGGTTCGACCAGCTGCTGGCGGTGGACCATCTCGACCTCACCGTCGCCCGCGGCGCGTTCTACGGACTGCTCGGATCGAATGGGGCCGGCAAGACGACGATGATCCGCATGCTCACGACGCTGCTGCCGCCGACCTCGGGAACGGCGCGCGTCTCGGGTTTCGACGTGGTGCGACAGCCGCGCGAGGTCCGACGGCGGATCGGCTACGTGCCCCAGCTGCTTTCAGCGGATGCCGGCCTCACAGGTCGCGAGAACCTCATGCTCTCGGCTCGACTCTACGCCATTCCTCCCCTCGAACGGCGCGAGCGGATCGAGGAGGCGCTGGCCTTCATGGGACTGGCCGAATTCGCCGACAGTCTGGTGAAGACCTACTCGGGGGGCATGATCCGGCGACTCGAGATCGCCCAGTCCATGCTCCACCGCCCGGCGGTGCTGTTCCTGGACGAACCCACAGTCGGCCTCGACCCGCGCGCGCGTCACGCGGTCTGGGACCGCCTCCGCGAGCTTCGGGAGCGCTACGGCACCAGCGTGCTCCTGACCACGCACGATATGGAAGAGGCCGACGCACTGTGCGACTTCATCACACTGTTGCATCGCGGGCGGGTCGCGGTCTCCGGCGCGCCCGACGCACTCAAGGCCGCGATCGGCAAGGACGCCACCATGGATGACGTATTCGTCGCACACACCGGCGGCACGATGGAGGAGACCGGCTCTTACCGTGAAGTCGCTCGCACACGAATCACCGCTCACCGCCTCGAGTGA